A section of the Saccopteryx leptura isolate mSacLep1 chromosome 6, mSacLep1_pri_phased_curated, whole genome shotgun sequence genome encodes:
- the PEX11G gene encoding peroxisomal membrane protein 11C isoform X1, whose translation MAALNSLVAALESYRGRDRLIRTLGYCCQLVGGVLVEQYPARSEVGTRLLALSSQLSHCRTILRLFDDLAMFMYTKQYGLGAEEEDILVRCVSVLGNLADQLYYPCEHIAWAADSKILHVDSARWWMLSTAFWGLSLFLGIASGFPPTLWCCRSLWMVLKLRQQLRSPTAAFRSQLPRSKQRAMEAQIQSETLTLLSNLADLANAVHWLPPGILWAGRFPLWLVGLLGTISSLLSMYQAVRVSGSADTATS comes from the exons ATGGCGGCGCTGAACAGTCTGGTGGCGGCACTGGAGTCGTATAGAGGCCGGGACCGCCTG ATCCGTACCCTGGGGTACTGCTGCCAACTGGTTGGTGGGGTCCTGGTGGAACAATATCCGGCCAGGTCAGAAGTGGGGACACGCCTGCTAGCACTGTCTTCCCAACTCAGCCACTGCAGGACCATCCTTCGTCTCTTCGATGACTTAGCCATGTTTATGTACACTAAGCAGTACGGCCTGGGGGCAGAG GAGGAGGACATCTTGGTTCGCTGTGTGTCTGTCCTTGGCAACCTGGCCGACCAGCTCTACTACCCCTGTGAGCATATTGCCTGGGCTGCTGACTCCAAGATCCTCCACGTGGACTCTGCCCGGTGGTGGATGCTGAGCACAGCCTTCTGGggcctctcccttttcctgggaATTGCCAG TGGGTTTCCTCCCACCCTCTGGTGTTGCAGGTCCTTGTGGATGGTCCTGAAGCTGAGACAGCAGCTGAGGAGCCCCACAGCAGCCTTCCGCAG CCAGCTGCCCCGGAGCAAGCAGAGGGCCATGGAGGCCCAGATCCAGTCAGAGACATTGACTCTCCTGAGCAACCTGGCCGACCTGGCCAATGCTGTACACTGGCTGCCACCAGGTATCCTGTGGGCAGGACGCTTCCCTCTGTGGCTGGTGGGCCTCCTGGGCACCATCTCATCCCTCCTCAGCATGTACCAAGCAGTCCGGGTCAGTGGCTCGGCTGACACCGCCACTTCCTGA
- the PEX11G gene encoding peroxisomal membrane protein 11C isoform X2, which yields MAALNSLVAALESYRGRDRLIRTLGYCCQLVGGVLVEQYPARSEVGTRLLALSSQLSHCRTILRLFDDLAMFMYTKQYGLGAEEEDILVRCVSVLGNLADQLYYPCEHIAWAADSKILHVDSARWWMLSTAFWGLSLFLGIARSLWMVLKLRQQLRSPTAAFRSQLPRSKQRAMEAQIQSETLTLLSNLADLANAVHWLPPGILWAGRFPLWLVGLLGTISSLLSMYQAVRVSGSADTATS from the exons ATGGCGGCGCTGAACAGTCTGGTGGCGGCACTGGAGTCGTATAGAGGCCGGGACCGCCTG ATCCGTACCCTGGGGTACTGCTGCCAACTGGTTGGTGGGGTCCTGGTGGAACAATATCCGGCCAGGTCAGAAGTGGGGACACGCCTGCTAGCACTGTCTTCCCAACTCAGCCACTGCAGGACCATCCTTCGTCTCTTCGATGACTTAGCCATGTTTATGTACACTAAGCAGTACGGCCTGGGGGCAGAG GAGGAGGACATCTTGGTTCGCTGTGTGTCTGTCCTTGGCAACCTGGCCGACCAGCTCTACTACCCCTGTGAGCATATTGCCTGGGCTGCTGACTCCAAGATCCTCCACGTGGACTCTGCCCGGTGGTGGATGCTGAGCACAGCCTTCTGGggcctctcccttttcctgggaATTGCCAG GTCCTTGTGGATGGTCCTGAAGCTGAGACAGCAGCTGAGGAGCCCCACAGCAGCCTTCCGCAG CCAGCTGCCCCGGAGCAAGCAGAGGGCCATGGAGGCCCAGATCCAGTCAGAGACATTGACTCTCCTGAGCAACCTGGCCGACCTGGCCAATGCTGTACACTGGCTGCCACCAGGTATCCTGTGGGCAGGACGCTTCCCTCTGTGGCTGGTGGGCCTCCTGGGCACCATCTCATCCCTCCTCAGCATGTACCAAGCAGTCCGGGTCAGTGGCTCGGCTGACACCGCCACTTCCTGA